A stretch of Gemmobacter fulvus DNA encodes these proteins:
- a CDS encoding GH36-type glycosyl hydrolase domain-containing protein, translating into MTAVLSGAGIAPDGLPWADAAPIRAELFGIERMEQHALTLATAQRVALRPRRVPPLQHRLDDNTAQLLAAYRAISRELAAGRQVVPAADWLLDNYHLVEAQIREIRTDLPPGYYRLLPKLESGPFAGYPRVFGIAWAFVAHTDSHFDPEVLRRFLVAYQTVQPLTIGELWAVAITLRIVLIENLRRLSDQMTMGRLRRLEADTLADRICAPGQAHAALFAEIERRSSGPLSEVFAAQLAKRLRDRDPRTNPALGWLEERLAAQGASIDSVVRHAQERQGASNVTLRNVITSMRAISEIDWADLFESVSLVEAGLRQHGDYGAMDFPSRNLYRSAVEALARGSDLTEAEVADRAAARAATARDLRGADPGWHLIGGGRAAFETDIGFRAPLPLRIRRWGLAAGPRGYFGALFAVTLGLVGLSVAALLAWGGGSLVLWLWGMLAVLPASAVAVALVDRIAAASVGAVRLPGLELKAGVPSALRTVVAVPVLITDSDDLRAQIDGLEVHHLSGTGGDMTFVLLTDGLDAPTEQMPGDAALLALAGAEIAALNQRHAPGPAGPRFLHLHRARRYNAAEGVWMGWERKRGKLHEFNRLLRGAQDTGFVTADGQVPWVPADVRYVITLDADTRMPRDAAVRLVGKIAHPLNRPVLDTALGRVTQGHGILQPRVTPALASGHKATLFQQATSGPGGMDPYAAATSDIYQDLFGEGSFTGKGIYDVDAFAAAMEGRVPDNTLLSHDLLEGIFARAGLVSDVELVEAFPDRHDVASRRQHRWTRGDWQLLPWLVAPGIPLLGRLKMVDNLRRALVAPLTLAVLALGWVLPGPAALLATLLVLAAVALPVLVPMLMGVIPRRTGLHVESHLRQSLADLRLALLQTGLGLTFLADSAWRMGDAILRTFWRLGVSRRNLLEWTTAAQAAGGPRPGLAGVARGMAGGVGLGLTVSVAAGLAAPAALPLILPFAALWLLAPAIAFWISTAHPATQDRPLPAEAARDLRRIARRTWRYFEVFVTEADGHLPPDNFQEDPVGVTARRTSPTNMGLYLLSAVAARDFGWSGLLRTTERLELTLAAMAALPKFKGHFYNWYGTEDGRVLEPVYVSSVDSGNLAGHLIAVANACEGWAQDATPGDIRTGLLDTLHLARMAPGATAAPLGDLLDEIEAGLLAPVAGDPGWLALQRLASKARAAVPAGDGMTEAQLWLDALHRELGQHAQDTDPALSAGLPSRLAAVAAQARQLALAMDFAFLLDPDRKLLSIGYSVSENALDPSCYDLLASEARLASLFAIAKKDAPARHWFRLGRSATPLKGGAALVSWSGSMFEYLMPALVMQESDDSLLGQTNRLVVAQQQRYGQQRNVPWGVSESGFNARDVQMNYQYSTFGIPGLGLKRGLAADLVIAPYATGLATMIDPLAAHRNFAALSARGGLGRFGFFEAMDFTPSRVPEGATVAVVRSYMAHHQGMTLVAIANALHDGRMRARFHAEPMIRAAELLLQERIPRDIVNAHPRAEETPAGNPAVADMQRMARIEGVPQGPPVTHLLSNGRYSVMLTARGGGYSRWGHIAITRWQADATRDSGGTQFWLRDVRSGAVHHLSGAGDVAEHREVQFFEDRAIVSRTDGTLATTLDIVVSGEHDAEVRRICVTSTSRRPREIDVTSCAELVLTTVAADEAHPAFAKMFVQTEYLPEFHALLATRRPRSPEESPVWAAHFLVVEGEPAAAMEYETDRAAFLGRDNDMAHAQAISGDAALTGSVGTVLDPVFALRQRLRIAPGGTVRLAFWTVVAASRAEVIDLIDQHHDRNAFDRAKTLAWTQAQVQLRHLGVDAAQAAEFQQLAAPLLYPDARFRASAGAILHGAGKQSGLWPMSISGDLPIVLLRIDDQADMPAVHDVLLAHEYWRMKRLEVDVVILNEHPPSYVQSLQSAIEAALRSSNTARAGAAGGAVHALRADLMTAEARALLAATARVVLLARRGALADQIAAALSEGSALPAAALPARQALRPTPLAGVPATDAPVTEFFNGLGGFDRQGREYVTVLATGATTPAPWVNVIANDGFGFQVSATGSGSTWAENSRENRLTPWSNDPVADPAGEAFYIRDEATGELLSPTARPLRSAGLHTARHGFGYSRFTHEAGGLALDLLQYVPLDAPAKISRLTLRNLSGRRRRLTVLAYAEPVMGLSRAATAPFLTTGRDDQSGALFARNPWNMAFPDRVMFADLGGTQTGFTTDRTAFLGHGGDLSAPLALMTGVPLAAAEGAGHDPCMVLARSVDLAPGDSVEVAHFLGQTASPEAARALIDRLRHADLDALLTEVEAHWQEVLGTVQIETPDRAMDILVNGWLQYQTLASRVQARAGFYQASGAYGFRDQLQDGMALTMAQPGRVRAHLLRAAGRQFPEGDVQHWWLPHSGQGVRTRISDDCVWLGYAVADYVATSGDAAVLDEMVPFIEGVSLAPGQHDAFFLPDPSAHHAPLYEHCALGLDRCIALTGRLGLPLMGTGDWNDGMNRVGEGGQGESVWLGWLLLRTLAMFAPLAAQRDPARAVRWQAHAETLRAALEREAWDGAWYRRATFDDGSWLGSASGAACRIDSIAQSWAVLSGQADPVRAAQAMQALDRNLIRPEAKLALLFTPPFDNAAPEFGPDPGYIAGYPPGLRENGGQYSHAAIWAVLARTQLRDGDGAARLFGMLNPITHALTPEGVQRYKVEPYVVAADVYSVAPHEGRGGWTWYTGSAAWMYRAAVEGILGLRREGDHLRIDPCLPRDWPGFSAKLRIGSTQLEIRVVQGGDTATPGTEIGPGGLRVPLDGAAHVLHLRLPPDA; encoded by the coding sequence ATGACCGCCGTGCTGTCAGGGGCCGGGATTGCGCCGGACGGCTTGCCTTGGGCGGATGCGGCCCCGATCCGTGCCGAGCTGTTCGGGATCGAGCGGATGGAGCAACATGCTCTGACCCTTGCCACCGCACAGCGTGTGGCGCTGCGTCCGCGCCGCGTGCCGCCGCTGCAACATCGGCTGGATGACAATACCGCGCAGCTTCTGGCGGCCTACCGGGCCATTTCGCGCGAGCTGGCCGCCGGGCGGCAAGTGGTGCCGGCGGCGGATTGGTTGCTGGACAATTACCATCTGGTCGAGGCGCAGATCCGCGAGATCCGTACCGATCTGCCGCCCGGCTATTATCGGCTGCTGCCCAAGCTGGAGAGCGGGCCCTTTGCCGGGTATCCGCGCGTGTTTGGCATTGCCTGGGCCTTTGTGGCCCATACCGACAGCCATTTCGACCCGGAGGTTCTGCGCCGCTTTCTGGTGGCCTATCAGACGGTGCAGCCGCTCACGATTGGCGAGCTTTGGGCGGTGGCGATCACCCTGCGCATCGTGCTGATCGAAAATCTGCGCCGCCTGTCCGATCAGATGACGATGGGGCGCTTGCGGCGGCTGGAGGCCGATACACTGGCCGACCGGATCTGCGCGCCGGGTCAGGCCCATGCCGCGCTGTTCGCCGAAATCGAGCGCCGCTCCTCCGGGCCGCTGTCAGAGGTGTTTGCCGCGCAACTGGCCAAACGCCTGCGCGACCGCGACCCACGCACGAACCCGGCCTTGGGTTGGCTGGAAGAGCGTTTGGCCGCGCAGGGCGCATCCATCGACAGCGTGGTGCGCCATGCGCAAGAGCGGCAGGGGGCCTCGAACGTCACGCTGCGCAATGTGATCACCAGCATGCGCGCGATCTCCGAAATCGACTGGGCCGACCTTTTTGAAAGCGTCAGTCTGGTCGAGGCCGGGTTACGTCAGCATGGCGACTATGGCGCGATGGATTTTCCCAGCCGCAATCTCTATCGCAGCGCGGTCGAGGCGCTGGCGCGGGGCAGTGATCTGACCGAAGCCGAGGTGGCCGATCGCGCCGCTGCGCGTGCCGCTACGGCGCGCGATCTGCGCGGGGCGGACCCTGGTTGGCATCTGATCGGGGGGGGGCGTGCGGCGTTTGAAACGGATATCGGGTTTCGCGCGCCGCTGCCCTTGCGCATCCGCCGATGGGGGCTGGCGGCGGGGCCGCGCGGCTATTTCGGGGCGCTTTTTGCGGTGACGCTTGGGCTGGTCGGGTTGTCGGTTGCGGCGCTGCTGGCCTGGGGTGGCGGGTCACTGGTGCTGTGGCTGTGGGGTATGCTTGCCGTGCTTCCGGCCAGCGCGGTTGCAGTTGCGCTGGTCGACCGGATCGCCGCCGCCAGCGTGGGGGCGGTGCGGCTGCCGGGGCTGGAGCTGAAGGCGGGGGTGCCCTCTGCCCTGCGCACCGTGGTGGCGGTGCCGGTGCTGATCACCGACAGCGACGATCTGCGCGCCCAGATCGACGGGCTGGAAGTGCATCACCTGTCTGGCACTGGCGGCGACATGACCTTTGTGCTGCTGACAGACGGGCTGGATGCGCCGACGGAACAGATGCCGGGCGATGCCGCGTTGCTGGCGCTGGCCGGGGCTGAAATCGCGGCGCTGAATCAGCGCCATGCACCCGGCCCCGCCGGGCCGCGCTTTCTGCACCTGCACCGGGCCCGGCGCTACAACGCCGCAGAAGGGGTCTGGATGGGGTGGGAGCGCAAGCGCGGCAAGTTGCATGAATTCAACCGCCTGCTGCGCGGGGCACAGGATACCGGCTTTGTCACTGCGGACGGGCAGGTGCCTTGGGTGCCCGCCGATGTGCGTTATGTCATCACGCTGGATGCCGATACGCGGATGCCGCGCGATGCGGCGGTGCGGCTGGTCGGCAAGATCGCCCATCCGCTGAACCGCCCGGTTCTGGATACGGCGCTGGGCCGGGTCACGCAGGGCCATGGCATCCTGCAACCGCGCGTGACGCCCGCGCTGGCAAGCGGCCACAAGGCCACGCTGTTTCAACAGGCGACCTCTGGCCCCGGTGGCATGGATCCCTATGCGGCGGCTACCTCGGACATCTATCAGGATCTGTTCGGCGAAGGCTCTTTCACCGGCAAGGGCATTTACGATGTCGATGCCTTTGCGGCGGCGATGGAGGGCCGGGTGCCCGACAACACCCTGCTCAGCCATGATCTGTTGGAAGGCATCTTTGCCCGTGCCGGGCTGGTTTCGGATGTGGAGCTGGTCGAGGCTTTCCCGGATCGTCACGATGTGGCCAGCCGCCGCCAGCATCGCTGGACGCGCGGCGACTGGCAGTTGCTGCCCTGGCTGGTGGCACCGGGTATTCCGCTGTTGGGGCGGCTGAAGATGGTCGACAACCTGCGCCGCGCGCTGGTCGCGCCGCTCACGCTGGCGGTGCTGGCGCTGGGTTGGGTGCTGCCCGGCCCGGCGGCGCTGCTGGCAACGCTGCTGGTGCTGGCGGCGGTGGCGCTGCCGGTGCTGGTGCCGATGCTGATGGGGGTCATTCCGCGCCGCACTGGCCTGCATGTGGAAAGCCATCTGCGGCAGTCGCTGGCGGATCTGCGCCTTGCACTGCTGCAAACCGGGCTTGGCCTGACCTTTCTGGCCGACAGTGCCTGGCGCATGGGGGATGCCATCCTGCGCACCTTCTGGCGGCTGGGGGTGTCGCGCCGCAATCTGCTGGAGTGGACGACGGCGGCACAAGCGGCGGGCGGCCCCCGGCCTGGCCTTGCCGGGGTGGCGCGCGGCATGGCGGGAGGGGTGGGTCTGGGCCTGACCGTCAGCGTTGCTGCCGGGCTGGCCGCCCCGGCGGCGCTGCCGCTGATCCTGCCTTTTGCGGCGCTGTGGCTGCTGGCTCCGGCCATTGCCTTCTGGATCAGCACCGCGCATCCCGCGACACAGGACAGACCCCTGCCCGCCGAGGCCGCGCGTGATCTGCGCCGCATTGCCCGGCGGACATGGCGGTATTTCGAGGTTTTCGTGACCGAGGCCGACGGCCATCTGCCGCCGGATAATTTTCAGGAAGACCCGGTTGGCGTGACGGCCCGGCGCACTTCGCCCACCAATATGGGGCTCTATCTGCTGTCTGCCGTTGCGGCGCGCGATTTCGGCTGGTCGGGCCTTCTGCGCACCACCGAACGGCTGGAACTGACGCTGGCCGCGATGGCGGCCCTGCCAAAGTTCAAAGGGCATTTCTACAACTGGTACGGCACCGAGGACGGGCGGGTGCTGGAGCCTGTGTATGTGTCATCGGTGGATAGCGGCAATCTGGCGGGCCATCTGATTGCGGTGGCCAATGCCTGCGAGGGCTGGGCACAGGATGCCACCCCCGGCGACATCCGCACCGGGCTTTTGGATACGCTGCATCTGGCGCGCATGGCCCCCGGTGCGACGGCAGCCCCGCTTGGTGATCTGCTGGATGAGATCGAGGCGGGGCTGCTTGCGCCTGTCGCGGGCGATCCCGGCTGGCTGGCGCTGCAGCGCCTTGCCAGCAAGGCGCGGGCTGCGGTGCCTGCGGGCGATGGCATGACCGAGGCGCAGCTCTGGCTGGATGCCCTGCACCGCGAGCTGGGCCAGCATGCGCAGGACACCGACCCCGCGCTTTCTGCGGGCCTGCCGTCGCGCCTTGCCGCCGTGGCCGCGCAGGCGCGACAACTGGCGCTTGCGATGGATTTCGCCTTTCTGCTCGATCCGGACCGCAAACTGCTGTCGATCGGCTATTCCGTTTCTGAAAACGCGCTGGATCCAAGCTGTTATGACCTTCTGGCGTCCGAGGCGCGCTTGGCCAGCCTGTTTGCCATCGCCAAGAAAGACGCCCCGGCGCGCCACTGGTTCCGGCTGGGCCGGTCGGCAACGCCGCTGAAAGGCGGGGCGGCGCTGGTGTCCTGGTCAGGCTCCATGTTCGAATATCTGATGCCGGCCCTGGTGATGCAGGAATCCGACGACAGCTTGCTGGGCCAGACCAACCGTCTGGTGGTGGCGCAGCAGCAGCGTTATGGCCAGCAGCGCAATGTGCCCTGGGGCGTATCGGAATCCGGGTTCAATGCCCGTGATGTGCAAATGAACTACCAGTATTCCACCTTCGGCATCCCCGGACTGGGCCTGAAGCGCGGGCTTGCGGCGGATCTGGTGATTGCACCCTATGCAACCGGGCTGGCAACCATGATCGACCCGCTGGCGGCTCATCGCAATTTCGCGGCTCTGTCGGCGCGGGGTGGGCTGGGCCGCTTCGGCTTTTTCGAGGCTATGGATTTCACGCCCTCGCGCGTGCCCGAAGGGGCGACCGTCGCGGTGGTGCGCAGTTACATGGCACACCATCAGGGCATGACGCTTGTGGCCATTGCCAATGCGCTGCACGATGGCCGGATGCGCGCGCGCTTTCACGCCGAGCCGATGATCCGCGCCGCCGAGCTGCTGCTGCAAGAGCGCATCCCGCGCGACATCGTGAACGCCCATCCCCGCGCCGAAGAAACCCCGGCCGGAAATCCCGCCGTGGCGGATATGCAGCGGATGGCGCGGATCGAAGGGGTGCCGCAGGGCCCGCCCGTTACCCATCTTCTGTCCAATGGCCGGTATTCGGTGATGCTGACGGCGCGTGGCGGCGGTTACAGCCGCTGGGGGCACATCGCCATCACGCGCTGGCAGGCGGATGCCACACGCGACAGCGGCGGCACGCAATTCTGGCTGCGCGATGTGCGCAGTGGCGCAGTGCATCATCTCAGCGGCGCCGGAGATGTGGCCGAGCACCGCGAGGTGCAGTTCTTTGAAGATCGCGCCATCGTTTCGCGAACCGATGGCACCCTGGCGACCACGCTGGATATTGTGGTGTCGGGCGAACATGATGCCGAGGTGCGACGGATCTGCGTCACCTCTACCTCGCGCCGCCCGCGCGAGATCGACGTGACCTCCTGCGCCGAGCTGGTGCTGACGACGGTTGCGGCGGATGAGGCGCATCCGGCCTTTGCCAAGATGTTCGTGCAGACCGAATATCTGCCGGAGTTCCACGCGCTTCTGGCCACGCGCAGGCCACGCAGCCCGGAAGAAAGCCCGGTCTGGGCGGCGCATTTTCTGGTGGTCGAGGGCGAGCCTGCGGCGGCGATGGAATATGAAACCGACCGCGCGGCATTTCTGGGCCGCGACAATGACATGGCCCATGCGCAGGCGATCAGTGGCGATGCGGCGCTGACGGGCAGCGTGGGCACGGTGCTGGATCCGGTGTTTGCCCTGCGCCAAAGGCTGCGCATTGCGCCGGGTGGCACGGTGCGGCTGGCCTTCTGGACGGTGGTTGCGGCCTCGCGGGCCGAGGTGATTGATCTGATCGACCAGCACCATGACCGTAACGCGTTTGATCGGGCCAAGACGCTGGCCTGGACGCAGGCGCAGGTGCAGCTGCGGCATCTGGGCGTGGATGCGGCGCAGGCGGCAGAGTTTCAACAGCTGGCCGCGCCGCTGCTTTATCCCGATGCGCGGTTCCGGGCGTCGGCTGGGGCCATCCTGCATGGGGCGGGTAAACAATCCGGACTGTGGCCGATGTCCATTTCCGGCGATCTGCCGATTGTGTTGCTGCGGATCGACGATCAGGCCGACATGCCCGCAGTGCATGATGTGCTGCTGGCCCATGAATATTGGCGCATGAAACGGCTTGAGGTGGATGTCGTCATTCTGAACGAGCATCCGCCCTCGTATGTGCAAAGCCTGCAATCGGCGATCGAGGCGGCGCTGCGCAGCAGTAATACCGCCCGCGCCGGGGCGGCGGGCGGGGCGGTTCATGCGCTGCGGGCCGATCTGATGACCGCCGAGGCGCGCGCCCTGCTGGCGGCCACCGCGCGGGTGGTGTTGTTGGCTCGGCGCGGCGCATTGGCCGATCAGATCGCGGCGGCGCTGTCCGAAGGTTCGGCTCTGCCCGCCGCCGCGCTGCCCGCGCGGCAGGCGCTGCGGCCAACCCCGCTGGCCGGGGTGCCTGCCACCGACGCGCCTGTCACCGAATTTTTCAATGGCCTGGGAGGGTTTGACCGGCAGGGCCGTGAATATGTGACGGTCCTCGCTACCGGCGCCACGACCCCGGCCCCCTGGGTCAACGTGATCGCCAATGACGGCTTCGGCTTCCAGGTGTCGGCCACCGGCAGCGGCAGCACCTGGGCAGAAAACAGCCGCGAAAACCGGCTGACCCCCTGGTCGAATGACCCGGTGGCCGATCCGGCGGGCGAGGCCTTCTATATCCGCGACGAGGCGACGGGCGAGCTGCTGTCGCCGACCGCCCGGCCCCTGCGCAGTGCGGGCCTTCATACCGCGCGGCACGGCTTTGGTTATAGCCGCTTCACCCATGAGGCGGGCGGGCTGGCGCTGGATCTGCTGCAATATGTGCCGCTGGATGCCCCCGCCAAGATTTCGCGCCTGACGTTACGCAACCTGTCGGGGCGGCGCAGGCGGCTGACGGTGCTGGCCTATGCCGAGCCGGTCATGGGCCTGTCACGTGCGGCCACCGCGCCGTTCCTGACCACCGGGCGCGATGACCAGAGCGGTGCCCTGTTTGCGCGCAACCCGTGGAACATGGCCTTCCCGGATCGTGTGATGTTTGCCGATCTGGGTGGCACCCAGACCGGCTTCACCACAGACCGCACCGCCTTTCTGGGCCATGGCGGCGATCTGTCGGCCCCGCTGGCATTGATGACGGGAGTGCCGTTGGCTGCTGCCGAAGGGGCCGGGCACGACCCCTGCATGGTGCTGGCCCGCAGCGTGGATCTTGCCCCCGGAGACAGTGTGGAGGTGGCGCATTTTCTGGGGCAGACCGCCTCGCCCGAGGCGGCGCGCGCGTTGATCGACCGGCTGCGCCATGCCGATCTGGATGCGCTGCTGACCGAGGTCGAGGCGCATTGGCAGGAGGTTCTGGGCACGGTGCAGATTGAAACACCGGACCGTGCGATGGATATTCTGGTCAATGGCTGGTTGCAGTATCAGACATTGGCGTCGCGGGTGCAGGCGCGGGCCGGGTTCTATCAGGCCAGCGGGGCCTACGGGTTCCGCGATCAATTGCAGGATGGCATGGCGCTGACGATGGCGCAGCCGGGCCGGGTGCGGGCGCATCTGCTCCGGGCGGCCGGGCGGCAATTTCCCGAAGGCGATGTGCAGCATTGGTGGCTGCCCCATTCCGGGCAGGGGGTGCGCACGCGGATTTCGGATGACTGCGTGTGGCTTGGTTATGCCGTGGCCGATTATGTCGCCACCAGCGGCGATGCTGCGGTGCTGGACGAGATGGTGCCTTTCATCGAGGGCGTTTCGCTTGCCCCCGGTCAGCATGACGCCTTCTTTCTGCCCGATCCATCGGCGCATCACGCGCCGCTCTATGAGCATTGCGCCCTTGGTCTGGATCGCTGCATCGCCCTGACGGGGCGGCTTGGTCTGCCATTGATGGGCACGGGCGACTGGAATGACGGCATGAACCGCGTCGGCGAGGGCGGGCAGGGCGAAAGCGTCTGGCTGGGCTGGCTGCTGCTGCGCACGCTGGCGATGTTTGCGCCGCTGGCCGCGCAGCGGGATCCGGCGCGGGCTGTGCGCTGGCAGGCCCATGCCGAAACCCTGCGCGCCGCTCTGGAGCGCGAGGCCTGGGACGGCGCATGGTATCGTCGCGCCACCTTTGATGATGGCAGCTGGCTGGGCTCGGCCAGCGGTGCGGCGTGCCGGATCGATTCCATCGCACAATCCTGGGCGGTGTTGTCCGGGCAGGCCGACCCTGTGCGCGCCGCGCAGGCGATGCAGGCGCTGGACCGGAACCTGATCCGCCCCGAGGCGAAGCTTGCCTTGCTGTTCACCCCGCCATTTGACAATGCGGCCCCGGAGTTTGGCCCCGACCCCGGCTATATCGCCGGATATCCGCCCGGTTTGCGCGAAAATGGCGGGCAATACAGCCATGCGGCGATATGGGCGGTTCTGGCGCGGACGCAGTTGCGCGATGGCGATGGTGCGGCGCGCTTGTTCGGCATGCTTAACCCCATCACCCATGCGCTGACACCCGAAGGGGTGCAGCGTTACAAGGTGGAACCCTATGTGGTGGCGGCCGATGTCTATTCGGTTGCGCCGCATGAGGGCCGGGGCGGGTGGACCTGGTATACCGGCTCGGCGGCCTGGATGTATCGTGCCGCAGTCGAGGGCATCCTTGGCTTGCGCCGCGAGGGCGACCATCTGCGCATCGACCCCTGCCTGCCACGCGACTGGCCGGGCTTTTCGGCAAAGCTTCGGATCGGCAGCACGCAGTTGGAGATTCGCGTGGTGCAGGGGGGGGATACCGCGACGCCGGGCACAGAGATTGGGCCGGGCGGCCTGCGGGTGCCGTTGGACGGGGCGGCGCATGTGCTGCATCTGCGCCTGCCACCGGATGCCTGA
- a CDS encoding FAD/NAD(P)-binding protein produces the protein MYFTSVPVTPAAVCPAGPVIAIVGGGYSGAAVAWHLAQVLKDRPGRIVVFEPRAELGRGLAYSTPDPDHRLNVPDHRMTLAIEDPLHFKRWLTSEAAPLLAPGSATLAGEIFAPRAVFGQYVAAHLAPLIAAGRVVHRQSAVTRISATGAQFAVQDASGAIVTADQVVLAVSHPPPALPSELAALRHDPALIEDPSAPGVLAAVSPQERVLIVGSGLTAADILCSLIRQGQRGGVQILSRHGWRSQPHGPKQAETTAEFTEGPARTALTLLRRVRKALAADAARGLSWHAVFDRLRAQGPAIWAALPLAERRRFLRHLRALWDIHRFRIAPQTHDIVSRAERAGRVEFHAARLIGVARTPQGLLTTIRPRGSSHLAHLTVDRVILATGPAHGQVIAGNPALASLQEQGLVQPDPLALGIATTPQGRAIGQAGAAVPGLFVAGPLARGTVGELMGVPEVTAWAEHLARQLVADLPQPAAVVG, from the coding sequence ATGTATTTCACCAGCGTTCCAGTCACTCCGGCGGCCGTCTGTCCTGCCGGTCCTGTCATTGCCATCGTCGGTGGTGGCTATAGCGGTGCGGCGGTCGCCTGGCATCTGGCGCAGGTGCTGAAGGATCGTCCGGGCCGCATCGTGGTGTTTGAACCGCGCGCAGAGCTGGGGCGCGGCTTGGCCTATTCGACCCCCGATCCCGATCACCGGCTGAATGTGCCCGATCACCGCATGACATTGGCGATTGAAGATCCGCTGCATTTCAAGCGCTGGCTCACCTCGGAGGCCGCGCCCTTGCTGGCACCGGGCAGTGCGACATTGGCGGGCGAGATCTTTGCCCCCCGCGCGGTGTTCGGTCAGTATGTTGCCGCGCATCTGGCACCGCTGATTGCGGCAGGTCGGGTGGTGCATCGGCAAAGCGCGGTCACGCGGATCAGCGCCACCGGGGCGCAATTCGCGGTGCAGGATGCGTCCGGGGCCATCGTCACGGCGGATCAGGTGGTGCTTGCGGTTTCGCATCCACCCCCGGCCCTGCCGTCCGAGCTGGCAGCGCTGCGCCACGATCCGGCGCTGATCGAGGATCCCTCTGCCCCCGGCGTGCTGGCGGCGGTCTCCCCGCAAGAGCGGGTGCTGATCGTCGGATCGGGCCTGACCGCGGCGGATATTCTGTGCAGTCTGATACGGCAGGGGCAGCGGGGCGGGGTGCAGATCCTGTCGCGGCATGGCTGGCGGTCGCAACCGCATGGCCCGAAACAGGCGGAAACGACGGCAGAGTTCACCGAAGGTCCGGCACGCACGGCGCTGACGCTGCTGCGCAGGGTGCGCAAGGCGCTGGCGGCGGATGCGGCGCGCGGGCTGAGCTGGCACGCGGTGTTTGACCGGCTGCGCGCGCAGGGCCCGGCGATCTGGGCGGCGCTGCCGCTGGCAGAGCGCAGGCGCTTTCTGCGCCATCTGCGCGCCCTGTGGGACATCCACAGATTTCGCATCGCCCCGCAGACGCATGACATCGTAAGCCGGGCCGAGCGCGCCGGTCGGGTGGAGTTTCATGCGGCGCGGCTGATTGGCGTGGCGCGGACGCCGCAGGGGCTTCTGACGACGATCCGCCCGCGCGGCAGCAGCCATCTGGCGCATCTGACGGTGGATCGGGTGATCCTTGCCACCGGGCCGGCGCATGGGCAGGTGATTGCGGGCAATCCGGCGCTTGCCAGCCTGCAGGAACAGGGGCTGGTGCAGCCCGATCCGCTTGCGCTGGGGATTGCGACGACGCCACAGGGCCGCGCCATCGGGCAGGCGGGTGCTGCCGTGCCGGGGCTGTTCGTCGCTGGTCCTCTGGCGCGCGGCACCGTGGGCGAATTGATGGGCGTGCCCGAGGTCACCGCGTGGGCAGAGCATCTGGCCCGTCAGTTGGTCGCCGACTTGCCACAGCCCGCAGCGGTTGTGGGCTGA
- a CDS encoding MetQ/NlpA family ABC transporter substrate-binding protein, producing the protein MVLKSLGLAAALALATALPSFAAPLKIGVVPGAYADAVGVAAAEAKEQGLEVEVIEFSDWNTPNLALDAKDIDLNFFQHQPFLENVEAEKGFDFSVVAPGILQNFGFFSLKHASLQDIPEGGSVAIANDPVNQGRGLLLLAKAGLITLKDGVGFKGTVDDITANPKNLTFTEVEGPQLVHVTPDVDLAQGYPHFIVASGAFDPTSGLIYSGVEDKIFNVSFVSRAGEENDPKIQQFVNLFHSSQAVKDQIHTSFAGSDKLYVLAWLLR; encoded by the coding sequence ATGGTATTGAAATCACTTGGCCTTGCTGCCGCACTGGCGCTTGCCACCGCCCTGCCATCCTTTGCCGCGCCGCTGAAGATCGGGGTGGTGCCGGGGGCCTATGCCGATGCGGTGGGCGTGGCCGCCGCCGAGGCGAAAGAGCAGGGGCTGGAGGTGGAGGTGATCGAGTTCAGCGACTGGAACACACCCAACCTTGCACTGGATGCCAAGGACATTGACCTGAACTTCTTCCAGCACCAGCCCTTCCTTGAAAATGTCGAGGCCGAAAAGGGCTTTGATTTCAGCGTGGTGGCCCCGGGTATCCTGCAAAACTTCGGCTTCTTCTCGCTCAAGCACGCCTCGCTGCAAGACATCCCCGAAGGGGGCAGCGTGGCGATTGCGAATGATCCGGTGAATCAGGGCCGCGGCCTGTTGCTGCTGGCCAAGGCCGGGCTGATCACGCTGAAAGACGGTGTGGGGTTCAAAGGCACGGTGGATGACATCACCGCCAATCCCAAGAACCTGACATTCACCGAGGTTGAAGGCCCGCAGCTGGTGCATGTGACGCCGGATGTGGATCTGGCGCAGGGTTATCCGCATTTCATCGTGGCGTCGGGCGCGTTCGATCCGACATCTGGCCTGATCTATTCCGGGGTCGAGGACAAGATCTTCAACGTGAGCTTCGTCAGCCGCGCGGGCGAAGAGAATGACCCGAAGATCCAGCAATTCGTCAATCTATTCCACAGCTCGCAGGCGGTGAAGGATCAGATTCACACCTCTTTTGCGGGCAGTGACAAGCTTTATGTCCTTGCGTGGTTGCTGCGATGA